The proteins below come from a single Kiloniellales bacterium genomic window:
- a CDS encoding ABC transporter permease: MKAWRVAIIGLGLIAVWQAVVWLTGAPHYILPDPLRVLSAGIEHWPTLLKDARITLIEIVAGLALGTLLGCASAIAIAWFRPVRAWLMPVLVMSQAIPVFALAPILVLWLGYGMASKVAMATLIIYFPVTSAFFDGLRRTEPGWLDLAQTMGASRFSVLVHIRIPAALPALMSGLRVATAVAPIGAVVGEWVGSAGGLGRLMLHTSGRMQIDLMFAALAVLAVIAITLYLLVDRAARWATPWQADDAGADR; the protein is encoded by the coding sequence ATGAAGGCCTGGCGCGTCGCGATCATCGGGCTCGGCCTGATCGCCGTCTGGCAGGCGGTGGTCTGGCTGACCGGCGCGCCCCACTACATCCTGCCCGATCCGCTGCGCGTGCTTTCGGCAGGGATCGAGCACTGGCCGACCCTGCTGAAGGACGCGCGGATCACCCTGATCGAGATCGTGGCCGGCCTGGCGCTCGGCACCTTGCTGGGCTGCGCCAGCGCCATCGCGATCGCCTGGTTCCGTCCGGTCCGGGCCTGGCTAATGCCGGTCCTCGTGATGAGCCAGGCAATCCCGGTCTTCGCGCTGGCGCCGATCCTGGTGCTCTGGCTCGGCTACGGCATGGCGTCAAAGGTCGCCATGGCGACCTTGATCATCTACTTCCCGGTGACCAGCGCCTTTTTCGACGGCCTCAGGCGCACCGAGCCCGGCTGGCTCGACCTGGCCCAGACCATGGGCGCGTCGCGCTTCAGCGTCCTCGTGCACATTCGCATCCCGGCCGCCCTGCCGGCGCTCATGTCGGGGCTGCGTGTCGCCACTGCGGTGGCGCCGATCGGCGCCGTGGTCGGCGAGTGGGTCGGCAGCGCCGGGGGCCTCGGCCGCCTCATGCTGCACACCTCCGGCCGCATGCAGATCGACCTCATGTTCGCCGCGCTCGCGGTGCTCGCCGTGATCGCGATCACGCTCTACCTCTTGGTCGACCGGGCGGCGCGCTGGGCGACCCCCTGGCAGGCCGACGACGCGGGGGCTGACCGTTAG
- a CDS encoding ABC transporter ATP-binding protein — protein sequence MAETRHILDDPVPEAPEAPPEVLVRGASLSYGAALLFDHLDLALPAGEITCLLGPSGVGKTSLLRLVAGLAEGARGTVTDREGRPLGRRVAYMAQQDLLLPWCSVLANVQLGARLRGEAVSGEAAARARTLLGQVGLAEAEHLRPGALSGGMRQRTALVRTLMERRPVVLMDEPFSALDAITRLELQGLAARLLAGRTVLLITHDPLEALRLAHRVHVMAGRPARLDEPLVPPGAPPRDPADPALIALQAELLARLGRAKAPAL from the coding sequence TTGGCGGAGACGCGGCACATCCTAGACGACCCAGTCCCGGAGGCTCCCGAGGCGCCGCCCGAGGTACTGGTGCGCGGCGCCTCCCTGTCCTACGGCGCGGCGCTGCTGTTCGACCACCTGGACCTCGCCCTGCCTGCGGGTGAGATCACCTGCCTGCTGGGGCCCTCGGGCGTCGGCAAGACCAGCCTCCTGCGCCTGGTCGCCGGCCTGGCGGAGGGCGCCCGCGGCACGGTGACCGACCGGGAGGGCCGGCCGCTCGGCCGACGGGTCGCCTACATGGCCCAGCAGGACCTGCTGCTGCCCTGGTGCAGCGTGCTGGCCAACGTCCAGCTGGGGGCCCGGCTGCGCGGCGAAGCGGTTTCCGGCGAGGCCGCGGCGCGCGCCCGGACGCTGCTGGGGCAGGTCGGCCTGGCCGAGGCCGAGCACCTGCGGCCGGGCGCGCTCTCCGGCGGCATGCGCCAGCGCACCGCCCTGGTCCGGACCTTGATGGAGCGGCGCCCCGTGGTGCTGATGGACGAGCCCTTCTCGGCGCTGGACGCCATCACCCGCCTCGAGCTGCAGGGGCTGGCGGCCCGGCTGCTGGCCGGGCGTACGGTTCTCTTGATCACCCACGACCCGCTCGAGGCCCTGCGCCTCGCCCACCGGGTCCACGTCATGGCCGGCCGCCCGGCGCGGCTCGACGAGCCCCTGGTGCCGCCGGGCGCGCCGCCGCGCGACCCCGCCGATCCTGCCCTGATCGCCCTGCAGGCCGAGCTGCTGGCGCGCCTCGGCCGCGCCAAGGCGCCGGCGCTATGA
- a CDS encoding acetoin utilization protein AcuC yields MTPETDSANLADERPRFIGSEIYRSSSYGRRHPLAIPRVSTCIDLCRALGWLPDAVYLDSPMATPAQLARFHEPAYVAALQEAERSQRAGPEVRRRFNIGCNGNPVFPEIFSRPATASGGSILAAERLRDPGVVYHPAGGTHHGRAGRASGFCYLNDPVLAILGLLDRGLERVFYLDVDAHHGDGVQDAFADDGRVLTVSIHEDGRWPMAGRAAGPAEGRDGERAAGGVDDRAGGLARNLPVPAGLNDDELAFLLESAVLPLAELYGPEAVVLQCGADGLEDDPLSRLSLSNGALWRVVAAVKPLAPRLLVLGGGGYNPWSVGRCWAGVWGVLNGFAPPERLPAEAEGVLRGLSWRHSRGRNPHEHWFVTLADRPRRGPIREQVRGLPRRVLEGGL; encoded by the coding sequence ATGACCCCCGAGACCGACAGCGCGAATCTGGCCGACGAACGCCCCCGCTTCATCGGCAGCGAGATCTACCGGTCGTCGAGCTACGGCCGGCGCCACCCCCTGGCGATCCCGCGCGTCTCGACCTGCATCGACCTCTGCCGGGCGCTCGGCTGGCTGCCCGACGCGGTCTACCTCGACAGCCCGATGGCGACGCCGGCCCAGCTGGCGCGGTTTCACGAGCCGGCCTACGTGGCCGCGCTTCAAGAGGCCGAGCGGAGCCAGCGGGCCGGGCCCGAGGTCCGGCGGCGCTTCAACATCGGCTGCAACGGCAACCCCGTATTCCCCGAGATCTTCAGCCGGCCGGCCACGGCCTCGGGCGGCTCGATCCTGGCGGCCGAGCGCCTCCGCGATCCCGGCGTGGTCTACCACCCGGCCGGCGGGACCCACCACGGGCGGGCCGGGCGGGCCAGCGGCTTCTGCTATCTGAACGACCCGGTCCTGGCGATCCTGGGGCTGCTCGACCGGGGCCTCGAGCGGGTCTTCTATCTCGACGTCGACGCCCACCACGGCGACGGGGTGCAGGACGCCTTCGCCGACGACGGGCGCGTGCTGACCGTTTCGATCCACGAGGACGGCCGCTGGCCCATGGCGGGGCGGGCAGCGGGACCGGCAGAGGGACGAGACGGGGAGCGGGCCGCCGGCGGGGTCGACGACAGGGCCGGCGGCCTGGCGCGCAACCTGCCGGTTCCGGCGGGCCTGAACGACGACGAGCTGGCCTTCCTGCTGGAGTCCGCGGTGCTGCCGCTGGCCGAGCTCTACGGTCCCGAGGCCGTGGTCCTGCAGTGCGGCGCCGACGGCCTGGAGGACGATCCCTTGAGCCGGCTCTCGCTCTCGAACGGCGCGCTATGGCGGGTGGTGGCGGCGGTAAAGCCGCTGGCGCCGCGCCTGCTGGTGCTGGGCGGGGGCGGCTACAATCCCTGGTCGGTCGGCCGCTGCTGGGCCGGTGTCTGGGGGGTGCTGAACGGCTTCGCGCCGCCGGAGCGGCTGCCTGCGGAGGCCGAGGGGGTGCTGCGCGGGCTCTCCTGGCGGCACAGCCGGGGCCGCAACCCACACGAGCATTGGTTCGTCACCCTGGCGGACCGGCCGCGCAGGGGCCCGATCCGCGAACAGGTGCGCGGGCTACCGCGAAGAGTCTTGGAAGGAGGCCTGTAA
- a CDS encoding class I SAM-dependent methyltransferase, with product MASRGISLSDDLYQYLLGVSLRDTPIRARLREETAKLPHAAMQIAPEQGQFMGLLVELTGARCILEVGTFTGYSALCMAEAAGPEGRIVTCDVDAETTAVARRTWAEAGVAERIDLRLAPALETLDALLAAGEAGRFDLAFVDADKRNYDGYVERALELLRPGGLLLIDNVLWDGQVIDPEAEDPDTEAIRALNLKMHHDERVTLSMIPVGDGLTLGRKR from the coding sequence ATGGCCAGCCGCGGCATCAGCCTGTCCGACGATCTCTACCAGTACCTGCTCGGCGTCTCGCTGCGGGACACGCCCATCCGTGCCCGCCTGCGCGAGGAGACCGCCAAGCTGCCCCACGCGGCCATGCAGATCGCCCCGGAGCAGGGCCAGTTCATGGGCCTGCTGGTCGAGCTGACCGGCGCCCGGTGCATCTTGGAGGTCGGCACCTTCACCGGCTACTCGGCGCTCTGCATGGCCGAGGCGGCGGGACCCGAGGGCCGGATCGTCACCTGCGACGTCGACGCCGAGACCACGGCGGTGGCCCGGCGCACCTGGGCCGAGGCGGGGGTCGCCGAGCGAATCGACCTGCGCCTGGCGCCGGCGCTGGAGACCCTCGACGCGCTGCTTGCGGCGGGCGAGGCCGGGCGCTTCGACCTGGCCTTCGTCGACGCCGACAAGCGGAACTACGACGGCTACGTCGAGCGGGCCCTGGAGCTGCTGCGGCCAGGCGGGCTGCTCTTGATCGACAACGTGCTATGGGACGGCCAGGTGATCGACCCGGAGGCCGAGGACCCCGACACGGAGGCCATTCGCGCGCTCAACCTCAAGATGCATCACGACGAGCGGGTCACGCTGTCGATGATCCCCGTCGGCGACGGGTTAACCCTAGGCCGGAAGCGATAA
- a CDS encoding ETC complex I subunit, whose protein sequence is MQVRIYQPPKTAMQSGQGNTKKWVMEFEPESARRVEPLMGWTSSRDTKGQVRLRFDTADEAVAYARKHGLMYTLERPHERKHRPKAYADNFRYGRLGRWTH, encoded by the coding sequence ATGCAAGTCAGGATCTATCAGCCGCCCAAGACCGCCATGCAGTCCGGCCAGGGCAACACCAAGAAGTGGGTGATGGAGTTCGAGCCGGAATCGGCCCGCCGGGTCGAGCCGCTGATGGGCTGGACCTCGTCGCGCGACACCAAGGGCCAGGTCCGGCTGCGCTTCGACACGGCCGACGAGGCCGTGGCCTACGCCCGCAAGCACGGCCTGATGTACACCCTGGAGCGGCCCCACGAGCGCAAGCACCGGCCCAAGGCCTACGCCGACAACTTCCGCTACGGCCGCCTCGGCCGCTGGACCCACTGA
- a CDS encoding helix-turn-helix domain-containing protein yields MPKDRLQDLRALQADGLEGLTDRSRRPYRQANKLPFQIESLIVSVKKEQPSWGAPKIREKLGRLYPDIKAPAVSTVHAVLDRHGLVQRRKRRRFYDLGYFDEDTCRLEPIEDPFGRNVLPMSRE; encoded by the coding sequence ATCCCGAAAGACCGACTACAAGATCTTCGAGCGCTACAAGCAGATGGGCTGGAGGGGCTGACGGACCGCTCCCGCCGGCCCTACCGTCAGGCCAACAAGCTGCCGTTCCAGATCGAAAGCCTGATCGTGTCGGTGAAGAAGGAGCAGCCTAGCTGGGGCGCCCCGAAGATCCGCGAGAAGCTCGGGCGGCTCTATCCAGACATCAAGGCGCCGGCCGTCAGCACGGTGCATGCGGTGCTCGACCGGCACGGTCTGGTCCAGCGGCGCAAGCGCCGGCGCTTCTACGACCTGGGATACTTCGACGAAGATACCTGCCGCCTCGAGCCTATCGAGGACCCCTTCGGCAGAAATGTGTTACCTATGTCTCGGGAGTAA
- a CDS encoding SDR family oxidoreductase: MNAPVSLRFETGPRSGTPTDPRPDNSAVLVTGGAQRIGAAIARHLAKRGWPVVIHFNRSAQTAMALGDEIAGAGGRAELLHADLSRDGDARDLIARAEKRAGPLGVLINNASIFEWDDIETLDEASFARHMDLNLRTPLTLTQHFAEGLAPGRGGVVINMLDSRVLNPTPRHLSYTLSKTGLATATRGLAQALAPQVRVNGIGPGPTLPVVGQTPEQFEQRCQRLPLKRPAALDEICQAVDFLIQARSVTGQIVALDGGDHLLGHCPAA, translated from the coding sequence ATGAACGCGCCGGTCTCGCTGCGTTTCGAGACCGGGCCGCGGAGCGGAACGCCGACCGACCCGAGGCCGGATAACAGCGCCGTCCTGGTGACAGGCGGCGCGCAGCGGATCGGCGCGGCCATCGCGCGTCACCTGGCGAAACGGGGCTGGCCGGTGGTCATCCACTTCAACCGCTCGGCCCAGACCGCGATGGCGCTCGGCGACGAAATCGCCGGGGCCGGCGGCCGCGCCGAACTGCTGCATGCCGATCTGTCGCGTGACGGCGATGCGCGCGACCTGATCGCGCGCGCCGAGAAGCGCGCCGGTCCGCTCGGCGTGCTGATCAACAACGCTTCGATCTTCGAGTGGGACGACATCGAGACCCTGGACGAGGCGTCCTTCGCCCGGCACATGGACCTCAACCTGCGCACGCCACTGACGTTGACCCAGCACTTCGCGGAGGGGCTGGCGCCGGGCCGCGGCGGCGTCGTCATCAACATGCTGGACTCGCGGGTCCTAAACCCGACGCCGCGGCACCTCAGCTACACGCTCTCGAAGACCGGCCTGGCGACCGCCACGCGCGGCCTGGCCCAGGCGCTGGCGCCCCAGGTCCGGGTCAACGGCATCGGCCCGGGGCCGACCCTGCCGGTCGTCGGTCAGACGCCCGAGCAGTTCGAGCAGCGCTGCCAGCGCCTGCCCCTCAAGCGGCCGGCCGCGCTCGACGAGATCTGCCAGGCGGTCGACTTCCTGATCCAGGCACGCTCCGTCACCGGCCAGATCGTCGCGCTGGACGGCGGCGACCACCTGCTCGGACACTGCCCGGCCGCTTGA
- the folE gene encoding GTP cyclohydrolase I FolE, whose product MQSDKPTQEEAEAAVRTLIRWAGDDPDREGLVDTPNRVVRSYLEFFGGYEDDPREMLTRTFEETDGYDEMVLLRDIGFESHCEHHMVPIIGKADIAYFPKRRVVGISKLARVLDVYARRLQIQEKLTAQVANTIDEVLEPHGVAVVITAQHQCMTTRGIHKPGVSMVTSRMLGCFRDDSATRQEFLSIVGRPAGIVA is encoded by the coding sequence ATGCAATCCGACAAGCCCACCCAGGAGGAGGCGGAGGCCGCCGTCCGGACTCTGATCCGCTGGGCCGGGGATGACCCCGACCGGGAAGGCCTGGTCGACACGCCGAACCGCGTCGTGCGTTCTTACCTGGAGTTCTTCGGCGGCTACGAGGACGATCCGCGCGAGATGCTGACCCGGACCTTCGAGGAGACCGACGGCTACGACGAGATGGTGCTGCTGCGCGACATCGGCTTCGAGAGCCACTGCGAGCACCACATGGTGCCGATCATCGGCAAGGCCGACATCGCCTACTTCCCCAAGCGCCGCGTGGTCGGCATCAGCAAGCTGGCGCGGGTGCTCGACGTCTACGCCCGGCGTCTGCAGATCCAGGAGAAGCTGACCGCCCAGGTGGCCAACACCATCGACGAGGTGCTTGAGCCCCACGGCGTGGCGGTGGTGATCACGGCGCAGCACCAGTGCATGACGACCCGCGGCATCCACAAGCCGGGCGTCTCCATGGTGACCAGCCGCATGCTGGGCTGCTTCCGCGACGACAGCGCGACGCGGCAGGAATTCCTCAGCATCGTCGGCAGGCCGGCCGGCATCGTCGCATGA
- a CDS encoding demethoxyubiquinone hydroxylase family protein gives MTVFYDGACPLCRREIDFYRRRRGASELAWIDVSQHAENEVVPGLTKSQALARFHTRRPDGTLVSGGAAFAELWAALPTFRALGGIMKRPPLVWALDLAYPLFLKFRPRLQRLLAAKPASGLPRWLEQDLRSDHAGETGAVAIYRGILAVTRDAEVRRFAEDHIETEREHLRLIETVFPREKGSLVLPIWRLAGFITGALPALFGARPVFATVDAVETFVDHHYREQIERIGDTPELQSLKELLVRCREDELRHRDEARVLQDRRPGPLLGAWRWMVGSGSAAAVAVARRV, from the coding sequence TTGACCGTCTTCTACGACGGAGCGTGTCCTCTCTGCCGGCGCGAGATCGATTTCTACCGCCGGCGGCGCGGCGCCTCGGAGCTTGCCTGGATCGACGTCAGCCAGCATGCCGAGAACGAAGTCGTCCCCGGCCTCACCAAGTCCCAGGCGCTCGCCCGCTTCCACACCCGCCGGCCCGACGGCACCCTGGTGTCCGGCGGGGCCGCTTTCGCCGAGCTCTGGGCGGCGCTGCCCACGTTCCGCGCCCTCGGCGGGATCATGAAGCGGCCGCCGCTGGTCTGGGCTCTCGACCTCGCCTACCCGCTCTTCCTGAAGTTTCGGCCGCGCCTGCAGCGGCTGCTCGCCGCCAAGCCGGCGTCCGGCCTGCCGCGCTGGCTGGAGCAGGACCTGCGCTCGGACCACGCCGGCGAGACCGGGGCCGTGGCGATCTACCGCGGGATCCTGGCGGTCACGCGGGACGCCGAGGTACGCCGCTTCGCCGAGGACCACATCGAGACCGAGCGGGAACACCTCCGCCTGATCGAGACCGTCTTCCCGCGCGAGAAGGGCAGTCTCGTCCTGCCGATCTGGCGGCTGGCGGGCTTCATTACCGGCGCGCTGCCGGCATTGTTCGGCGCCCGGCCGGTCTTCGCCACGGTCGACGCGGTCGAGACCTTCGTGGACCACCACTACCGGGAGCAGATCGAGCGGATCGGCGACACGCCCGAGCTGCAGTCGCTCAAGGAGCTCCTGGTCCGCTGCCGCGAGGACGAGCTGCGCCACCGCGACGAGGCCCGGGTGCTCCAGGACCGCCGGCCGGGGCCGCTGCTCGGCGCCTGGCGTTGGATGGTCGGCTCCGGCTCGGCGGCGGCCGTCGCCGTCGCGCGCCGCGTCTAG
- a CDS encoding FAD-binding domain-containing protein has protein sequence MDLAPATRAEGLRRLTDFLPRAGRDYARLRNHDLGPGRHEHVSGLSPYIRHRLVLEEEAASAVLARHSFSAAEKFIQEVFWRTYWKGWLERRPGVWTAYRGEVLRLAEALGEDSDLRTRWEEATAGRTGIACFDAWARELIETGYLHNHARMWFASAWIFTLELPWALGADFFLRHLLDGDPASNTLSWRWVAGLQTKGKTYLARPDNIAKYTDGRFPPVRGLAPTAPPLDGPPHPEAGAPPDPLPWDPSLPSGLLVTEEDMAPETLLGSGGPFLGCATLNATRGRSPLPVSERVLSFVDEGLADVRARSDAAWGDQGEAAEPDLDGLVEWARGLGLRQVVTPYAPVGPTAETLDRLSEKLAADGIGLVQVLRNWDRQAWPHASRGFFPFRAKIPAILGRVRAAADQPERRSA, from the coding sequence ATGGACCTCGCACCGGCGACCCGCGCCGAAGGCCTGCGCCGCCTGACCGACTTCCTGCCGCGCGCCGGCCGCGACTACGCGCGCCTCCGGAACCACGACCTGGGACCCGGCCGGCACGAACACGTCTCCGGCCTTTCACCCTATATCCGGCACCGCCTGGTGCTGGAAGAGGAGGCGGCTTCGGCGGTGCTCGCGCGGCACAGTTTCTCCGCCGCCGAGAAGTTCATCCAGGAGGTCTTCTGGCGGACCTATTGGAAGGGCTGGCTGGAGCGCCGGCCGGGCGTCTGGACCGCCTACCGCGGCGAGGTGCTGCGCCTGGCCGAGGCGCTCGGCGAGGACAGCGACCTGCGCACGCGCTGGGAAGAGGCGACGGCGGGACGGACCGGCATCGCCTGCTTCGATGCCTGGGCCCGGGAGCTCATCGAGACCGGCTACCTGCACAACCACGCCCGCATGTGGTTCGCGAGCGCCTGGATCTTCACCCTCGAGCTGCCCTGGGCGCTCGGCGCCGATTTCTTCCTGCGCCACCTGCTGGACGGGGACCCGGCCTCGAACACCTTGTCTTGGCGCTGGGTCGCCGGCCTGCAGACCAAGGGCAAGACCTACCTGGCACGCCCCGACAACATCGCCAAGTACACCGACGGCCGCTTCCCGCCGGTGCGCGGGCTGGCGCCGACGGCGCCGCCGCTCGACGGTCCGCCGCATCCCGAGGCCGGGGCCCCGCCGGACCCGTTGCCCTGGGACCCCTCCCTGCCGAGCGGTCTTCTGGTCACGGAAGAGGATATGGCGCCCGAGACCCTGCTCGGGAGCGGCGGCCCATTCCTCGGCTGCGCGACGCTGAACGCGACGCGCGGCCGCTCGCCGCTGCCCGTTTCGGAGCGGGTTCTCAGCTTCGTGGACGAGGGCCTGGCGGACGTGCGCGCCCGCTCCGATGCCGCCTGGGGGGACCAGGGCGAGGCCGCCGAACCGGACCTCGACGGCCTTGTCGAATGGGCGCGCGGGCTCGGCCTGCGTCAGGTCGTGACGCCCTACGCCCCGGTGGGCCCGACGGCGGAGACCCTGGACCGACTCTCCGAAAAGCTCGCCGCCGACGGGATTGGTCTGGTTCAGGTCCTGCGCAACTGGGACCGCCAGGCCTGGCCCCATGCGTCCCGGGGCTTCTTCCCCTTCCGCGCCAAGATTCCCGCCATTCTGGGGCGGGTGCGGGCGGCCGCTGATCAGCCGGAACGCCGTTCCGCCTGA
- a CDS encoding DUF4149 domain-containing protein → MNSFLTVLGQVSTATLFGSMAFFSCVMAPLVFIKLEEATAGRFIRSVFPWYYLVVLVLSLVAALALAFALPLYAAAMAAIAAGAVVCRQMLMPRINRHRDAMLAGDSGAGKSFDRLHKLSVWINGAQLLAALAILVLLAAR, encoded by the coding sequence ATGAACAGCTTCCTCACCGTCCTCGGCCAAGTATCGACCGCCACGCTCTTTGGGTCGATGGCCTTCTTCTCCTGCGTCATGGCGCCGCTGGTCTTCATCAAGCTGGAGGAGGCGACGGCCGGACGCTTCATCCGCAGTGTCTTCCCCTGGTACTACCTCGTCGTTCTCGTGCTTTCCCTGGTCGCGGCCCTCGCTCTGGCCTTCGCCCTGCCGCTCTACGCCGCGGCCATGGCGGCGATCGCCGCCGGCGCCGTCGTGTGCCGCCAGATGCTCATGCCCCGCATCAATCGCCACCGGGACGCCATGCTGGCCGGCGACTCGGGCGCGGGCAAGTCCTTCGACCGCCTGCACAAGCTGTCGGTCTGGATCAACGGAGCCCAGCTGCTCGCCGCCCTGGCGATCCTGGTGCTGCTCGCCGCCCGCTAG
- a CDS encoding CIA30 family protein, which produces MLIDDFASRDLVSSLGTRWRGVSDRVMGGISEASVRAEVIDGRPCLRLSGEVRLENDGGFIQAALDLAPEGATLDASNFAGLRALVRGNGERYSVHLRTADIVRPWQSYRAHFTAGPEWTDVQLPFTAFRPYRLEAPLDVSRLRRVGLVAIGRAFTADLAVAELAFIR; this is translated from the coding sequence ATGCTGATCGACGATTTCGCCTCCAGGGACCTGGTCTCCAGCCTGGGTACGCGGTGGCGCGGCGTCAGTGACCGGGTCATGGGCGGGATCTCCGAGGCCAGCGTCCGCGCCGAGGTGATCGACGGCCGGCCCTGCCTGCGTCTCTCGGGCGAGGTGCGCCTCGAGAACGACGGCGGCTTCATCCAGGCCGCCCTGGATCTGGCGCCGGAAGGGGCGACCTTGGACGCCTCGAACTTCGCCGGTCTCCGCGCCCTGGTGCGCGGCAACGGCGAGCGCTACTCGGTGCATCTGCGCACGGCCGACATTGTTCGGCCCTGGCAATCCTACCGCGCCCACTTCACCGCCGGCCCCGAGTGGACCGACGTGCAATTGCCCTTCACGGCGTTCCGGCCCTATCGCCTGGAGGCGCCGCTCGACGTATCGAGGTTGCGCCGTGTCGGTCTGGTCGCCATCGGGCGGGCCTTCACCGCCGACCTCGCGGTCGCCGAGCTGGCCTTCATCCGCTGA
- a CDS encoding histidine phosphatase family protein, whose product MRRPPFKALAALVLFLLWHPAPALALDEAELWRALKSGGHVAIMRHALAPGTGDPGNFALRDCATQRNLSQEGRDQSARIGERFRANGIAAAKVFSSQWCRCLETARLLGLGELEELPSLNSFFQAWEKREPQTRAITAWLGQRDLDTPTVLVTHQVNITALTGVFPRSGEIVFLRRDEAGDLSVIGTLETD is encoded by the coding sequence GTGAGACGCCCGCCCTTCAAAGCGCTCGCGGCGCTGGTCCTTTTCCTTCTATGGCACCCGGCCCCTGCCCTGGCGCTCGACGAAGCGGAGCTTTGGCGGGCGCTGAAATCCGGCGGACACGTCGCGATCATGCGCCACGCGCTCGCGCCCGGCACCGGCGATCCCGGCAACTTCGCGCTGAGGGACTGCGCGACCCAGAGGAACCTGTCGCAGGAAGGCCGCGATCAATCGGCGCGGATCGGCGAGCGCTTCCGCGCCAACGGCATCGCCGCGGCGAAGGTCTTCTCCAGCCAGTGGTGCCGCTGCCTGGAGACCGCCCGCCTGCTCGGCCTGGGCGAGCTCGAGGAGCTGCCGAGCCTGAACTCCTTCTTCCAGGCCTGGGAAAAGCGCGAGCCCCAGACCCGCGCGATCACCGCCTGGCTAGGGCAGCGGGACCTGGACACGCCCACGGTCCTGGTCACCCATCAGGTCAACATCACGGCGCTCACCGGCGTCTTCCCGCGCTCGGGAGAGATCGTCTTCCTGCGCCGCGACGAAGCCGGCGATCTCTCGGTCATCGGGACCCTGGAGACGGATTGA
- a CDS encoding DUF427 domain-containing protein: MSSKPEPTKPSPGQESVWDYPRPPRLEPVTERLRVVLGGETLAETTAGYRVLETSHPPVYYIPPSDVRCERLVPSTLLSYCEFKGVAAYWAATDASEGAPPVAWSYPNPTKAFLPIKDYFAFYASRVESCWVGDERVEAQEGDFYGGWITSRIVGPFKGPPGTRGW; this comes from the coding sequence ATGTCCAGCAAGCCTGAGCCGACCAAGCCGAGCCCGGGCCAGGAATCGGTCTGGGACTACCCGCGGCCGCCGCGCCTCGAGCCGGTCACAGAGCGGCTCCGCGTGGTGCTGGGCGGCGAGACCCTGGCGGAGACGACCGCGGGCTACCGCGTGCTGGAGACCAGCCACCCGCCGGTCTACTACATCCCGCCGAGCGACGTGCGCTGCGAGCGCCTGGTCCCCTCGACCCTGCTGTCGTACTGCGAGTTCAAGGGCGTGGCGGCCTACTGGGCGGCCACGGACGCGTCCGAAGGGGCGCCGCCGGTCGCCTGGAGCTACCCCAATCCGACCAAGGCTTTCCTGCCGATCAAGGACTACTTCGCCTTCTACGCCTCGCGCGTGGAGAGCTGCTGGGTCGGCGACGAACGGGTCGAGGCGCAGGAGGGTGACTTCTACGGCGGCTGGATCACGTCGCGCATCGTCGGCCCCTTCAAGGGCCCGCCGGGCACGCGGGGCTGGTGA
- a CDS encoding DUF2256 domain-containing protein has protein sequence MAKMTRKADLPSKTCVVCGRPFAWRRKWADCWAEVKYCSTRCRRARTEKGVRNVQQA, from the coding sequence ATGGCGAAGATGACCCGCAAGGCCGACCTGCCGAGCAAGACCTGCGTCGTCTGCGGTCGGCCCTTCGCCTGGCGCCGCAAGTGGGCGGACTGCTGGGCCGAGGTCAAGTACTGCTCGACCCGCTGCCGCCGGGCCAGAACCGAGAAAGGAGTCCGTAATGTCCAGCAAGCCTGA